The DNA window CCTGGTGGAAAGCTTCAACCAGTGGGTACGTTTCAACCGTGAGCGCAACGAAAAGCGCCTGCCGTTCCGTCAGCGCACGGCCGATGCGGTGCTACGCATGCTGGGCGCACAGCCCAGGCAGGGCCATGACGACGAACACGAAGAAGGTACGGACGAAGAGCGCTTGGAGCCAGCCGAGCAGGACATGATCCGCAGTGTGCTCAGCCTGGCCGATCGTCCGGTGTCGAGCGTCATGACGGTGCGTGCGGATCTGGAATGGATCGACACCGGTCGTGGTGAGGCGCATGCGATGCAGAAGCTGATCGACTCGCCGCACACCCGCATGCTGGTGGCCGAGGGCGACCTGGACCAGGTGCAGGGCATCGTGCAGAGCCGCGACCTGCTGGCGGGCGTGCTGAAGGGCAAGCCGCTGTCATTGCAGGATGCGCTGCGCGAGCCGGCGTATGTGATTTCCAGCGCCAGCGTGCTGCAGGCGCTGGAGGTGATCCGCGAACAGCCGGTGCCGGTGGCGGTCGTGGTGGATGAGTACGGCAGCGTGGAAGGCCTGGTCACCGCCAACGACCTGCTGGCGGCGATTGCTGGCGACCTGGCCGACACCCAGGATGAACGTTATGGCGTGCAGACGCAGGCTGACGGCAGCTGGGAAGCCGACGGTGCCCTGACCCTGGATGACCTGCAGCGCCTCACGGGGATCAACTTCCCACGACACGCGCGCTACCAGACCCTGGCCGGTTTGCTGCTGCAGCAGTTGGATCGTCTGCCGGTGGAAGGCGACGCCATTGAGCACGAGGGTTACACAGTGCAGGTGGAGGCCATGGACCGCAGGCGCGTCACCCGCCTGCGGATCAACGCTCCGGCAACTTCGCCACCACCTTGAACTCCACGTCGAACCCGGCCAGCCAGGTCACCCCTACTGCGGTCAGCGTCGGATGCGGGGCCTCGCCCCAGTACTCCATCACCACCGGCCACACCCGTTCCAGGATGTTGGCCGGGTCGATCATGAACACTGTCACATCCTGCACGTCATCGAACGTGCAGCCGGCCTCGGCGAGGATCGCGTTGAGGTTCTGAAACGCCCGCCGGACCTGCGCCTCGACGTCCGGCTCGGGGGAACCGTCTTCCCGACTCCCGACCTGCCCGGAAACAAACAGCAGGCCGTTGGTCTTCACCGCCGGCGAATAGCGGTAACGGTCATACAGATCCTGCCGCCCCTTCGGAAACACCACATCACGCTTAGCCATGAAACTCTCCACGGGGCTGCGCCCCTGATTGCGATGGCACCATGCTGGACCTGCCCCGGCCACGGATAAACCGCCCCGTTTGTCCATCACTGTTTGTAGAATCCAAACAATCACCCCCTCAGGAGCGCCGATGGACCGCTTCGATGCCATGCGCGCCTTTGCCCGGGTCGTGGAGACCGGCAGCTTCACCCAGGCCGCGCAGACCCTGCATATGAGCCGCACCACCGTGACCCAGTTGGTACAGCAGTTGGAGGCCCGGTTGCGGGTGCGCCTGCTCAACCGCACCACCCGGCAGGTCAACGTCACTGCCGACGGCGCGGCCTACTACGAGCGGGTGATTCGCCTGCTGGCCGACCTCGACGATGCCGAGACCAGCCTGTCCACCTTCGCTGCAAACCCCCGCGGTCGGCTGCGGGTGGACGTGCCCAGCCCGCTGGCACGGCTGATCATCGTCCCTGCCCTGCACGACTTCCACGCCCGCTGGCCGGACATCCAGCTCGACCTGGGTGCCAGCGACCGCCATGTCGATCTGATCGACGAGAACGTGGACTGCGTGATCCGTGGTGGTGCGATCACCGATCCTTCGCTGGTGGCCCGCCATATCGGCGACCTGCAGGCCGGGTTGTATGCCGCACCGGCCTACCTGGAAAAACATGGCACCCCGGTACACCCGTCCGAACTGGAAGCCGAGCCGCACCAGATCATCGGCTACCTGCGCAAACACGGCGGACGCCTGCTGCACGTCACCCTGCAGCGCGGTACTGAACGGCTCACCGTGCAGGGGCGACACACCTTCGCCATGGACGACGGCAATACCTACATGGCGGCGGGGCTGGCCGGGTTGGGCGCGATCTGGTTGCCCGACTACATGGCCGATGCGCACGTGCAGCGCGGCGAACTGGTACGGTTGTTCCCGGACTGGACGCTGGATGCGATGCCCTTGAACCTCGCCTTCCCGCCCAACCGGCATGTCAGCGCCAAGCTGCGGGTGTTCATTGACTGGGTGGTGGAACTGATGGATCGACACGTACCGGTACGGAGGCCGACGCAATGATCGAGGGCATGCTGGATATCTTTGGTACACGTCTCACACTGACTTTTGCGGCGATCGCGCTGCTGTATCTGCTGTGGTCGACCGCGCCGATCTGGTGGCCAATGCAGCGGGTGCTGCGGCGGAAGGACCTCCAGCAGCGGTGGAGTTTTGTCTTTACTGCACTTGCGTTGATCTATGGCGCAACTGCACTGGTGCTTGTTCCGCTGGTTGCGATGCTGAAGCTGCATGAGCTGTTGGTTCAACCCGCTCATCTGCCGTGGTCATGGATCGTGACGCCTGGTGCGTGGGTGATCGAACATGACCGAAAGGTATTTGCTGCAGTGTTGGCACTTTCTCCCCTGCTGTTGACCTGGTGGATCACCCGCACGCTGGCCACACACTGGACAGTGCTGTGCACACGCAGTGCCACTCCGCCCAAGGACCCACGCTGATGCAACTGTCTGACGATGGATTCAACTGGCTGATGTGGCTGTTGTTTGAACAGGGGCTGTGGATCGTCTGGATCAGCACACCGATCTGGTGGCCGGCACTCCGGGTGCTGATACAGCGCGGCCGTCTGCCGCGCCCGCTGGCTTACATCACCGTCTGCGCCGCGCTGGGCTATGGCTTTGTTGCCGCCGTGCTGCTGGTTGCCGTTGTTCCGGTCAAAGTCATCGGCATCTATCTGGTGCCGCAACTGCTGGAGGCCGGCATTGCCGGTGGCGAGCAACTGCAGGCCGCGGACCAGGAAATGAGCTTCCTGACGGCAGCACTGCTCTTCTCCGTGCCGTTCGCGGCGATCTTCGGCTCGCGCACGCTGACCCGCCGCTGGCCCGCGCTCTGCGGCCTCGGGACATCTAACGACCGGACAACCGGATGACCGGATGACCGGATGACCGGATGACTGGTAGGGTCCCGCATCTCGTTACAATTGCCGCAACGGACTCTCTGCAAGGATCGCAATGCAACCGGCAACGGTCGAAACCTATTTCCGCACTCGACGTGTTCTCACCAGCCTGCTGGTCTGGCTGCTGTGTGCACCCGGCATCTTCTTTCATTGCGCGTTTGCCATCATTGCAGGGGGATCGCTCCTTACCGGGCAACACCTCTCTCCATTTGACGCCAGCGAAGTACTGGCCGGCGTGTTCGGCGTCATCACCCTGTTCGCCTGGGTTGCGCTGGGCTGGATGGATTACCGCTGGATGGAAGACCGTACCTTTCATTGGGCGTGGCCCGTATTTGGAACCCTGATCGCGCTCGTCGCAGCTGTATTCACCCATATCCTTGCGCTGATCTTCGCTGGACCCGGCATTCTGTTGGCGACCTACCTCTGCATCTGGCACATCCGCCGGGCGCGGCTGGACGCGGCTGGGGCGGCCGGCTGACCAACGGTCATGCCTTCCCGAACGCGGCACCGCTATCGGCGGTCGACTGTCGTGCGACCCTACCGCGTCTCATTGCCGCGGCAACGGCACTATCACCAACGTATCACCCTTGCACGCATCCACATCGCGATACACCGCTTGACGCCCATTGCGAAACTGCAGGCGCACATCAAAGCGGCAACCCGCCTGCCCCAGCCGCACCGTCGTACTCCCACCGCCTCCGGGCACCGGGTCGATCACGCGCGGCAGGTAAGCCTCACTCCCCTGCGCGGCCACCTCCACCGCAACAACACTGTCATGCGCACGATTGAGCAGCGTCAGGTAGCGCGCCTGACCGGCCAGCGCCACACCCGAAAGCAACAGAGTGCACATCACGGCAATACGCGTCACGATCATGGCAGCAGCTCCTTCAGTTGGGGGTGGCTGCATCAGAGCCCCCCGCAACCGGGCACGCCACCGATCGGGGACGAATCGTAGCCACACCGGGACCAATCGCAGCGGGCCCATTCCCACACTTCTCCCACCACCCCACCACGCCTAAGATGACCCTGGCCCTTCGGCCCAGGACCCCGGTCATGCCCATCCGCCTTGGCACCACCTCCCTGCCCGTGCACCGTTACCTCGCACTCTGGGGCGTGGTAATCGTGGTTTTCGCCATCCAGGACTGGATCGCCGGGCATGTCCACGGCCAGCACTGGTCATGGTTCACCCACCTGCGCTGGTCGGCCATTCAATGGGGCACCTGGGCCGCATTGGCTCCCCTCGTGTTCCGCCTGGGCGCACGCTATCCGCTGCTCAGCGAAGCACGCTGGGTCGGTCTGGGCCGCCACATACTGCTCAGCTTCGGCATCACCTCGGCCGCCATGGCGATCGGTGCGCTGGTGTCCACCTTCTTTGAACCCAGCGGCTTCTTTGAACAGCTGGCGTACTTCATTGCCCAGCACTTCGCCATCGGCCTGCTCACCTACTGGGCGCTGCTGGCGATCCAGCAGGCGCTGCACTACCACGCCGAAAAATCGCGCCGTGAACTGGAATCCGCACGACTGGCTACCGAACTGGCACAGTCGCGGCTGGTCGCGCTGAAGTCGCAGCTGCAGCCGCATTTCCTGTTCAACACGCTGCACGCCATCATCACCCTGCTTGACGAAGATAAGCTGTCCGCCGAAGACATGCTGCTGCGCCTGAGCGAACTGCTGCGTGCCTTCCTGGAGGATTACGACGGCCAGGAGATCCAGCTGCGGCAGGAACTGGATCTGCTGGAGCTGTACCTGGGCATCCAGCGCACCCGCTTCAAGGACAGGCTCACGACCCGCACCTACATCGCCCCCGACGCGTTGGATTGCGCGGTGCCCAGCCTGATCCTGCAACCGCTGGTGGAGAACGCCGTCCGCCACGGCATCGGCCAGCGCGTCGGCAGTGACGTAATTGAAATTGAAGCGCGTCGCGACGGCGACAGCCTGCTGCTGGAGGTCCGCAACCGCAACAGCGTGCTGGAAGCCGGCGACAGCAAGGCGGCCGGCCACGGCATCGGCATGGCCAACACCCGCCTGCGACTGCGTGAGCTGTACGGCGACGCCGCCGAGGTCCGGCTGGACATTACCTGGCCCGAAGGCGTGGCCTGCCGTGTGCGCCTGCCGTTCCGGGAAATGGAAAACGCGGAGGATGCGCCCGAGTTCAATACCGGACTGGCGGCACCATGAGCATCACCGCACTGGTGGTGGACGACGAGCCGATCGCGCGACGGGCCATTGTGCGGCTGCTGGAGCAGGATCCCGACATCACCGTGCTGGGTGAATGCGGCGACGGCGTATCGGCAGTCAAGGACATTCGCGCGCAGTCACCCGACCTGGTGTTTCTGGACATCCAGATGCCCGCCATCACCGGGCTGGATGTGGTCGCGACCATTGGTGCGGAACGCATGCCCGCCACGGTGTTCGTCACCGCCTACGAGCAATACGCGGTGAAGGCGTTCGAAGCGAACGCGGTGGACTACCTGGTCAAGCCTTTCAGCCGTGAACGTTTCGCCGCCACGCTGCAGCGGGCCAAGGCGCGGCTGACGCAGGCCGGCGGCACCGGCGCACAGACGTCGCAACAGATCCTGCAGGCGCTGGATGCCTTGCGTCAGCGCGACCAGTACCTCGAACGCATTCCGGTTCGGGTGGACGAGCATGTCGTGCTGGTGCCGGTGGATGACATCATCTGGATCAAGGCGTCACGCAACAGCGTGCTGATCCATGTACCGGGGCATGTGCATGAACTGCGGCAGACCATGACCCAGCTCACAGCCCAGCTGGATCCTCGTCACTTTGCTCGCGTTCACCGCTCGGCTATCGTGAATGTGCGGCGGGTGAAAGCGATCCATCCGTGGTTCAACGGCCATCACGTAGTGACGCTGGATAACGGGCAGCAGCTGCGGATGAGCCGATACCAGAACGAGGCGTTCCTGAAATTGGTGTCGACGCGGACGTGATTGTGGGCTGTGGCTGTGGCTGTGGCTGTGGCTGTGGCTGTGGCTGTGGCTGTGGCTCTGACGTGGACGTGGACGTGGACGTGGACGTGAAATGGTAGGGTCGCACGACAGTCGACCGCCGATAGGCGATCAACGTCCGGTAGGGCATGACATTGGACGACAACGTATGCCCGTCAGAGTCCATGCCCTAATGCGCCGATCACCTTTATCGGCGGTCGACTGTCGTGCGACCCTACCGAGCCTCCGCCTGTCCGGCATCGGGCAGTCAAACAACCCGCTACCCCGTCAGCACATCCGCTATGATCCAAGCAGGCAAAGATGATCCAAAGGCAAGGGGACGAAGTGAATCGATGGGACAAGCCCTTCCAGCTGGGGTGGGGCCGTTTTGCTCGCGTGGCCATTATGTTCCTGCTGCTTGCCGCAGGCTGTATTGCATTGGACTCAGGCGAAGATGACATCGGCGCGGGCACCCCCATGGCAATCTCGGTGGTGCTGATGCTGGCTTATCAGGCGACTGGATGGCGGCGCATGCAGAGGGCGCACGCGGTCGAGCCCCTTTCGCTGTCGCAGCTGGATCGCGTGATGAAGGTGATGATCGGTCCGATCATCCCGGCCGTCATCTGGGTAGTGGTCATCATCGCCCCGATTCCAATCTACCTGATCTACTTCATCATCAATCTCCGGTAGGGTCGCACGCCAGTCGACCGCCAATAACGGCGATCGGTGCTGCAGGGCATGGACCCTGCCGGGCATAGGCTTTCTCCAAAGTTCATGCCCTACCGGGCGTTGAACGCCTATCGACGGTCGACTGTCGTGCGACCCCACCATGCGTTTCCGCGAACTGCGCGAAGCACGCCAGAACGCCAGAACGCCAGAACGCCAGAACGCATGTTACGCAGGACCGAGTCCGATGGTGTTTCCATCGCTGGAATGACGGATCATGATTTTCCCCCTGTTCCCATTCTGATCCCAGTAAAACGCTTCCAGGTGCTCGGCAATGGACGGATTGGGATAGATCCAGCACGAGATGCGCGCCACCGATGCTTTCCCTGAATACTTATTCACCGTGAACCACGGTGCCAGATGCTCCTCTCCTGATGGAGGGTTACTGGGATAACGGAAGCTGCGCTTCTCCCCCACGGCGAATGCAATGTGAACCTTGGAACGCCAGCCGCCCTTCTCCCACCGATAGTGCGGCTTGTTCAGTTCGTGGGAGTTGGATAGATCCCTCACGATCCGTAACGATTCATCCTTGAACCCGATGTAGTACATGTCGATGTCCACCCACATGGAGTCCAGTTCATCCTCCCGTTCGATCTTGAAGGAATCAACGGTATGAACGACCTCCGGAACCATGATCGCTTGAATCCAACTGTCGAAATGTCCAGGACCGGTGGTAGTGTGGTTTGTCTTGAACGTACTGCCGTCAGGCGAAATGACCATCGCGGAAGCTTTGATGTTCGTGCTTCTCGCCGCAATCAGGTAGCGCATGACCGTCTGGACACCCGCAGGCGCAGCCTCCGTTGCCGCAGCATCACCGTCCCCCTGCTCGCGTCCAACCGTCCATCCGTACTCAAAGACGGGGTTGTACTGTGCCGTCGGCAAAGAGCTCTCGTCGTAGAAGTCGATCAACTTGATTCCGTCCAACTGACTCTGACTCAGCGTAACGACGTTACCGTTTGCGTCCAAAGCCCTGATTTCGATAGAAATCGGCATCTGTTGGTAGCCGTTGGCATATATGGGGGCGTCGACAAACTCCCTGCCCTGGCATTTAACCCGAAACCAATCCAGCGTCTTCCACGCTGTCTGCGCTTCAACGCCG is part of the Stenotrophomonas oahuensis genome and encodes:
- a CDS encoding TerC family protein, translating into MEWLADPNLWLGLATLVVLEIVLGIDNLVFIAILADKLPPHQRDRARMIGLTLALLMRLVLLAALSWIMKLTEPLFEVFGHSFSGRDLILLGGGIFLLFKGTMELHERLEGREHNENGSKVYAGFAAVVTQIVVLDAVFSLDSVITAVGMVDHLGVMYAAVTIAMAVMMLASKPLTRFVNKHPTVVVLCLGFLLMIGFSLVAEGLGYKIPKGYLYAAIAFSILVESFNQWVRFNRERNEKRLPFRQRTADAVLRMLGAQPRQGHDDEHEEGTDEERLEPAEQDMIRSVLSLADRPVSSVMTVRADLEWIDTGRGEAHAMQKLIDSPHTRMLVAEGDLDQVQGIVQSRDLLAGVLKGKPLSLQDALREPAYVISSASVLQALEVIREQPVPVAVVVDEYGSVEGLVTANDLLAAIAGDLADTQDERYGVQTQADGSWEADGALTLDDLQRLTGINFPRHARYQTLAGLLLQQLDRLPVEGDAIEHEGYTVQVEAMDRRRVTRLRINAPATSPPP
- a CDS encoding RidA family protein; amino-acid sequence: MAKRDVVFPKGRQDLYDRYRYSPAVKTNGLLFVSGQVGSREDGSPEPDVEAQVRRAFQNLNAILAEAGCTFDDVQDVTVFMIDPANILERVWPVVMEYWGEAPHPTLTAVGVTWLAGFDVEFKVVAKLPER
- a CDS encoding LysR family transcriptional regulator, with translation MDRFDAMRAFARVVETGSFTQAAQTLHMSRTTVTQLVQQLEARLRVRLLNRTTRQVNVTADGAAYYERVIRLLADLDDAETSLSTFAANPRGRLRVDVPSPLARLIIVPALHDFHARWPDIQLDLGASDRHVDLIDENVDCVIRGGAITDPSLVARHIGDLQAGLYAAPAYLEKHGTPVHPSELEAEPHQIIGYLRKHGGRLLHVTLQRGTERLTVQGRHTFAMDDGNTYMAAGLAGLGAIWLPDYMADAHVQRGELVRLFPDWTLDAMPLNLAFPPNRHVSAKLRVFIDWVVELMDRHVPVRRPTQ
- a CDS encoding sensor histidine kinase, encoding MPIRLGTTSLPVHRYLALWGVVIVVFAIQDWIAGHVHGQHWSWFTHLRWSAIQWGTWAALAPLVFRLGARYPLLSEARWVGLGRHILLSFGITSAAMAIGALVSTFFEPSGFFEQLAYFIAQHFAIGLLTYWALLAIQQALHYHAEKSRRELESARLATELAQSRLVALKSQLQPHFLFNTLHAIITLLDEDKLSAEDMLLRLSELLRAFLEDYDGQEIQLRQELDLLELYLGIQRTRFKDRLTTRTYIAPDALDCAVPSLILQPLVENAVRHGIGQRVGSDVIEIEARRDGDSLLLEVRNRNSVLEAGDSKAAGHGIGMANTRLRLRELYGDAAEVRLDITWPEGVACRVRLPFREMENAEDAPEFNTGLAAP
- a CDS encoding LytR/AlgR family response regulator transcription factor, whose product is MSITALVVDDEPIARRAIVRLLEQDPDITVLGECGDGVSAVKDIRAQSPDLVFLDIQMPAITGLDVVATIGAERMPATVFVTAYEQYAVKAFEANAVDYLVKPFSRERFAATLQRAKARLTQAGGTGAQTSQQILQALDALRQRDQYLERIPVRVDEHVVLVPVDDIIWIKASRNSVLIHVPGHVHELRQTMTQLTAQLDPRHFARVHRSAIVNVRRVKAIHPWFNGHHVVTLDNGQQLRMSRYQNEAFLKLVSTRT